In Lactococcus garvieae subsp. garvieae, the following proteins share a genomic window:
- a CDS encoding Sapep family Mn(2+)-dependent dipeptidase: MYRTEIEQNWEEYVALLKEAIAIPSVKGKAEAGAPFGVEARQVLDYVIGKAKTYGLQTQIIKDAMGYAQLGEGEEYIGVVGHLDVVAADGQGWLSSPFKLDEREGYFYGRGVLDNKGPILSCLFALKLLKERNFKPRLPIRIIFGTDEESGSADVPLYLSEEKAPVFGFTPDCKFPVVYGERGVVALELTTRFAHGVLDTLGDFHGEMAKDFVPDDIQLSGGPQTYSAKGLRTPSNAPELGKNAITALASVLQNNLENKELRDYFSWITQSFHEKHFGQGIGIAFSDQESGRLILTPYKIKRENNDIHLSLSIRYPVTVTEEQVINALSENLYEGTSINIIRSLPGTYVDKTKQEIQELSSIYEKVTGLNGQPVTTTGATYARSMPNIVAFGPSFPGEKGIAHKENEYINIEHLKQMVEIYMESIERLCQ, translated from the coding sequence ATGTATAGGACAGAAATTGAACAAAATTGGGAAGAGTATGTTGCGCTGTTAAAAGAAGCAATCGCAATTCCCAGCGTCAAAGGGAAGGCCGAAGCTGGAGCGCCTTTTGGAGTTGAAGCCCGTCAAGTGTTAGATTATGTCATAGGAAAAGCCAAAACTTACGGTTTACAAACCCAAATCATCAAAGATGCCATGGGCTATGCTCAATTAGGAGAAGGTGAGGAATATATCGGAGTGGTTGGTCACCTTGATGTGGTTGCTGCGGATGGGCAAGGCTGGTTATCGTCTCCCTTTAAGCTTGATGAGCGTGAAGGCTATTTCTATGGGCGAGGTGTGTTAGACAATAAGGGCCCCATCCTGTCCTGTTTATTTGCTTTGAAATTACTAAAGGAAAGAAATTTCAAACCTCGTCTGCCGATACGCATTATTTTTGGGACTGATGAAGAAAGCGGATCAGCGGATGTGCCCCTTTATTTGTCCGAAGAAAAGGCCCCTGTTTTTGGTTTTACACCGGATTGCAAGTTCCCAGTAGTTTACGGGGAGCGGGGCGTTGTTGCTCTTGAGTTGACGACAAGATTTGCTCACGGTGTACTGGATACATTGGGCGATTTTCATGGTGAGATGGCTAAAGACTTTGTTCCTGATGATATTCAGCTCTCTGGTGGACCTCAGACTTATAGTGCCAAAGGATTGCGGACACCAAGCAATGCGCCAGAATTAGGAAAAAATGCAATTACTGCCTTGGCAAGTGTGCTTCAAAATAATTTAGAAAATAAGGAGCTGAGGGACTATTTCTCATGGATCACACAGAGCTTTCATGAAAAACATTTTGGTCAAGGAATAGGTATTGCCTTTTCGGATCAAGAAAGCGGGCGTTTAATACTTACGCCATACAAAATCAAAAGAGAAAACAATGACATTCATCTGTCGCTTAGTATTCGCTATCCGGTAACTGTGACAGAAGAGCAGGTCATTAATGCTCTAAGCGAGAATCTTTATGAAGGCACAAGCATCAATATTATCCGCAGTCTACCCGGAACCTACGTTGACAAGACGAAGCAAGAAATACAAGAGCTATCGAGCATTTATGAAAAAGTGACAGGGTTAAATGGTCAACCTGTCACAACGACAGGAGCGACTTATGCGCGGTCAATGCCGAACATTGTGGCTTTTGGTCCATCTTTTCCAGGTGAAAAAGGAATTGCCCATAAGGAAAATGAATATATAAACATTGAGCATCTTAAACAAATGGTAGAAATTTACATGGAAAGTATCGAGAGGCTCTGTCAATAA
- a CDS encoding GrdB-related putative oxidoreductase, producing MRLVMILNQIQSGMGTKDDVKVPLTATKEVIGPGVTLKPLLAEHEQNLLVTIYMGEQTYREAPDVVQRKIKGMLQRLNIEGVICGPSFNYPEFSKMSLELAQDIQENISLKVVCAMSEENQALISAYKEAIDIVKMPKKGGVGLNESYKAICKVLQAKENNKSREAYKQFVF from the coding sequence ATGAGACTTGTAATGATTTTAAATCAAATTCAATCAGGAATGGGAACAAAGGATGATGTAAAAGTTCCACTTACTGCTACAAAAGAAGTGATTGGACCAGGAGTGACTTTGAAACCCTTGCTTGCTGAGCATGAACAAAATTTGCTGGTTACGATTTACATGGGGGAACAGACCTATAGGGAAGCACCAGATGTTGTTCAAAGAAAGATCAAAGGGATGTTGCAACGCCTTAATATTGAGGGTGTAATTTGCGGACCTTCTTTTAACTACCCTGAGTTTTCCAAAATGTCATTGGAGCTTGCTCAAGATATACAAGAAAATATATCTCTCAAAGTAGTCTGTGCTATGTCTGAAGAGAACCAGGCTTTAATTTCGGCTTACAAGGAAGCCATTGATATTGTAAAAATGCCTAAAAAAGGTGGCGTAGGACTCAACGAATCTTATAAGGCCATTTGTAAAGTTTTACAAGCAAAAGAAAACAATAAGTCACGTGAAGCATATAAGCAGTTCGTTTTTTAA
- a CDS encoding PTS sugar transporter subunit IIC, with protein sequence MFSKLEKIMLPLAEKIGRNKYLIAIRNGFLVSTPLLIAGSFFLLLANFPIPQWINFLETTVINSKTGTTLAEMITKPADATFTIMAVFAVVGIGYSFAKEIKANPIFGAAVTLMSWFLLMPYSVTGEVTVEGMANPVSATLTALPLSWVGAKGIFIGIICAFVSVNLYQFAVNRKWVIKMPEGVPPMVEDSFAALIPGAFVMLIFFALNLILNIFGTNAFDLVFNFLQIPLLHLGDTVWAMIIAYIFLHVFWFFGVNGSSVVGAVFNPILLTLSLENVEYFKNGTGAPHIVNAQFQDLFATFGGAGSTLSLLIAMLIVCRSKRIKELGKLALVPGIFGINEPIIFGLPIVLNPLIFIPFVLVPTFNIIVSYIMMNLNLVPITNGVLIPWTTPIIISGFLATNWAGALLQLVLLIIGVFIYIPFIKIMDVQYMNEERQAADAELEAITEEMLSFDNL encoded by the coding sequence ATGTTTTCAAAGCTTGAAAAAATTATGTTGCCCCTGGCTGAAAAAATAGGACGTAACAAGTATCTTATCGCAATAAGAAATGGTTTCCTCGTTTCAACACCCCTATTGATTGCGGGATCTTTCTTTTTACTGTTAGCAAATTTTCCTATTCCTCAATGGATTAATTTTTTGGAAACCACGGTTATTAACAGTAAGACAGGGACAACCTTAGCTGAAATGATTACTAAACCTGCTGATGCGACCTTTACGATTATGGCTGTGTTTGCGGTTGTGGGAATAGGTTATTCTTTTGCGAAAGAAATTAAGGCAAATCCTATTTTTGGAGCGGCAGTGACCTTAATGTCATGGTTTCTTCTGATGCCATACTCTGTTACTGGAGAAGTGACCGTCGAGGGCATGGCAAACCCTGTATCGGCTACCTTAACAGCTCTCCCCCTTTCTTGGGTCGGAGCAAAAGGTATTTTTATCGGGATTATCTGTGCCTTTGTTTCTGTCAATCTCTATCAATTTGCTGTCAACAGAAAATGGGTCATCAAAATGCCTGAAGGTGTACCACCAATGGTTGAAGACTCCTTTGCTGCTTTGATTCCAGGCGCTTTTGTTATGCTCATATTTTTTGCACTGAACTTGATATTGAACATTTTTGGAACAAATGCTTTCGATTTAGTTTTTAACTTTTTACAAATCCCCTTGCTTCATCTGGGAGATACAGTATGGGCAATGATTATTGCTTATATCTTTCTTCATGTTTTCTGGTTCTTCGGGGTCAACGGAAGTTCAGTCGTTGGTGCGGTTTTTAATCCTATTCTTCTGACGCTTTCTCTCGAAAATGTAGAATACTTTAAAAATGGTACCGGCGCGCCTCATATTGTAAACGCTCAATTTCAAGATTTATTTGCAACCTTTGGAGGTGCTGGATCAACACTTTCTTTATTAATTGCGATGTTAATTGTTTGCCGTTCAAAACGGATTAAGGAGTTAGGTAAGCTTGCTTTAGTACCGGGAATATTTGGGATAAATGAGCCGATTATTTTTGGTCTCCCTATTGTACTCAATCCTCTCATTTTTATTCCTTTTGTCTTAGTCCCAACTTTTAATATTATTGTTTCTTATATTATGATGAACCTTAATCTTGTGCCGATCACCAACGGTGTTTTGATTCCGTGGACGACGCCGATTATTATTTCAGGCTTCTTGGCAACCAACTGGGCCGGAGCACTTTTGCAGCTTGTTTTGCTTATTATTGGTGTATTCATCTATATTCCTTTTATCAAAATTATGGATGTACAATACATGAATGAAGAACGTCAAGCTGCTGATGCAGAATTAGAAGCTATTACTGAGGAAATGTTGAGCTTTGATAACCTATAG
- a CDS encoding N(4)-(beta-N-acetylglucosaminyl)-L-asparaginase: MWGIIATWRMAHDGVCKAQELLSKGGEAGEALEEAIKEVEDYPYYKSVGYGGLPNEAGILEMDAAYMDGDSFKIGAVAGITDIANPIAVAKALSEEKFNSMRVGPGARQYAIEAGFDQKKMLTERAKKIWERRLEEMKRTGLSAYDGHDTVGMVALDSSRKMVAGTSSSGLFMKKSGRVGDSPLSGSGFYVDSQVGGATATGLGEDLMKGILSYEIVRLMSEGHTPQEACDQAVYSFEDKLKERYGKAGAFSLVALDKEGNWGVATNVEFTFSVATHKQEPSIFIAHPEANHKTKIEPISQEWLDAYEARIKAPIK; the protein is encoded by the coding sequence ATGTGGGGAATTATTGCAACGTGGCGAATGGCTCATGATGGGGTCTGCAAAGCGCAAGAGCTTTTGAGCAAAGGAGGAGAGGCCGGAGAAGCATTAGAAGAAGCGATAAAAGAGGTTGAAGATTATCCTTATTATAAGTCTGTCGGATATGGCGGACTACCAAATGAAGCAGGAATTTTAGAAATGGATGCTGCTTACATGGATGGAGACAGCTTTAAAATTGGTGCAGTGGCAGGTATTACAGATATTGCAAATCCCATAGCAGTAGCAAAAGCCTTATCAGAGGAAAAGTTTAACAGTATGCGGGTTGGCCCAGGGGCAAGACAATATGCTATTGAAGCCGGCTTTGATCAGAAAAAAATGTTAACAGAACGCGCCAAAAAAATATGGGAGCGACGTTTAGAAGAAATGAAGCGCACAGGTCTTTCAGCTTATGACGGACATGATACGGTAGGTATGGTTGCCTTAGACAGCAGTAGAAAAATGGTCGCAGGAACTTCAAGTTCTGGTCTCTTCATGAAAAAGTCTGGCCGGGTTGGAGATTCTCCGCTCTCAGGTTCCGGTTTTTATGTCGATAGTCAGGTTGGAGGTGCTACAGCCACAGGACTTGGTGAAGACTTGATGAAAGGAATTTTATCTTATGAAATCGTTCGGCTTATGTCTGAGGGCCATACGCCACAAGAGGCTTGCGATCAGGCGGTGTATTCTTTTGAAGATAAATTGAAAGAAAGGTATGGCAAAGCAGGAGCTTTTTCACTCGTAGCACTGGATAAAGAAGGAAACTGGGGCGTGGCAACTAATGTAGAATTTACCTTTAGTGTGGCTACCCACAAACAAGAGCCAAGCATCTTCATTGCACATCCAGAAGCCAATCACAAAACAAAAATCGAACCCATTAGCCAAGAATGGCTAGATGCTTACGAAGCAAGAATTAAAGCACCTATCAAATAG
- the recQ gene encoding DNA helicase RecQ, with amino-acid sequence MNLEAKLKEIFGYESFRQGQKQIIEQVLQGKDTLGILPTGAGKSICYQLPALLQEGVTLVVSPLISLMKDQVDQLNIANIPATFINSTVDEQETYFRMQQIENGKVKILFVAPERFELESFNYFLQHLPIDLVAIDEAHCISQWGHDFRPSYVTFAKRLADLPTSPTLLALTATATPRVSADIQDLLQISEENTVKTGFLRENLRFEVVKGKDKRDFLKSYLKEHADESGIIYANTRKEVEEVTEWLNRNNFPAKRYHAGLSELERQKNQEDFLYDEVPIMVATNAFGMGINKSNVRFVIHYGMPATIEAYYQEAGRAGRDGLDSDAILLFSPNDVRLRNFLIEQGEGSEQHKEQEYEKLRQMQAYTSSETCLQGYILQYFGDAGEDCHKCSNCLDDRERTDVTLDAQKVMSCIIRMEQRFGKTAVAQVLVGSKNKNLARWNFEKLSTFGIMMGYSQKAVGELIDFLAGEGYLSVSAGKFPLLGVSERGIAVLQGREQVWRRAALSINKQQAATSGTFNVELFEELRALRLDIAKSEGVPPFMIFSDASLKDMTRIMPLDEETFLEVSGVGQVKLKKYGQVFLEALNIYNQG; translated from the coding sequence ATGAATTTAGAAGCAAAACTCAAGGAAATATTTGGCTATGAAAGTTTCCGTCAAGGTCAAAAACAAATAATAGAGCAAGTTCTACAGGGAAAAGATACGCTGGGGATATTGCCGACAGGAGCAGGGAAATCCATTTGCTATCAATTACCTGCCCTTTTACAAGAAGGCGTTACACTCGTGGTCTCGCCTTTAATTTCTCTGATGAAGGATCAGGTGGATCAGTTAAATATTGCAAATATACCAGCAACTTTTATTAATTCGACAGTCGATGAGCAAGAAACTTATTTCCGAATGCAACAGATTGAAAATGGCAAGGTTAAAATCTTGTTTGTTGCGCCTGAACGGTTTGAATTAGAATCTTTTAACTATTTTTTGCAGCACCTTCCTATTGACTTGGTTGCAATTGATGAAGCGCACTGTATCTCCCAATGGGGACACGATTTTAGGCCTTCTTATGTTACTTTTGCGAAACGTTTGGCTGATTTGCCTACTTCGCCCACACTTTTAGCACTAACAGCTACAGCCACACCTCGGGTATCTGCAGATATTCAAGATTTATTACAAATCTCTGAAGAGAATACTGTTAAAACAGGTTTTTTACGCGAAAACCTACGCTTTGAAGTTGTTAAAGGAAAAGATAAACGCGATTTTTTAAAGTCCTACCTAAAAGAACATGCAGACGAATCTGGCATTATCTACGCCAACACACGTAAGGAAGTAGAAGAAGTTACGGAATGGTTAAACCGAAATAATTTTCCTGCTAAACGTTATCATGCTGGTCTATCAGAGTTAGAACGTCAAAAAAATCAGGAAGATTTTCTTTATGATGAAGTTCCCATTATGGTGGCAACGAATGCTTTTGGAATGGGAATCAATAAGAGCAATGTTCGTTTTGTGATCCATTATGGGATGCCTGCCACTATTGAAGCCTACTATCAAGAGGCAGGTCGTGCAGGACGAGATGGGCTTGATTCGGATGCTATCTTATTATTTTCGCCCAACGATGTTCGGCTCAGAAACTTCTTGATTGAGCAAGGGGAAGGGAGTGAGCAGCATAAGGAGCAAGAATACGAAAAGCTCAGACAGATGCAGGCCTACACCAGTTCCGAAACCTGCCTGCAAGGCTATATTTTGCAGTACTTTGGAGATGCGGGAGAGGACTGTCATAAATGCTCAAATTGTTTAGATGACCGGGAGCGTACCGATGTTACGCTTGATGCTCAAAAAGTTATGTCCTGTATTATTCGAATGGAGCAACGTTTTGGAAAAACAGCAGTCGCACAAGTTTTAGTGGGCTCTAAAAATAAAAACTTGGCGCGGTGGAATTTTGAAAAACTCTCAACTTTTGGCATAATGATGGGGTATTCGCAAAAAGCAGTTGGAGAGCTGATTGACTTTTTAGCGGGAGAAGGATACTTATCTGTCTCCGCAGGCAAGTTTCCCTTACTGGGGGTTTCAGAGCGTGGGATAGCTGTTCTACAAGGGAGAGAACAAGTCTGGCGACGTGCGGCATTAAGTATTAATAAGCAACAAGCTGCAACCAGTGGTACATTTAATGTGGAACTATTTGAAGAATTACGTGCATTACGTCTTGACATTGCCAAATCAGAAGGCGTTCCTCCCTTTATGATATTTTCCGATGCTTCATTGAAAGACATGACAAGGATTATGCCTTTAGACGAAGAGACTTTTTTAGAAGTTTCCGGTGTAGGTCAAGTGAAGTTGAAAAAGTATGGTCAAGTGTTCCTAGAGGCATTAAATATCTATAATCAAGGATAA
- a CDS encoding heavy metal translocating P-type ATPase — protein sequence MRSQNFVITGMTCANCVNTVSKALNNSNKIQEATVNLATEKAKVIFDDSISDQDVINIVEKVGYGAIVNDKAHQEKIAAQARRRNRNLRLSLLVSVILTLPLVLAMFEGMLGTHYLMFLHHPVLQLILATPVQFVIGWRFYVGAYHALKNGNANMDVLVALGTSVAYFSSLILAVFLGQENALNFESAMVIITLVVLGKVLEHNAKEKTSQAITSLMSSRVKKVHTADGERPLEEVQIGDVIQIYPGEKVPLDAMILKGKASFDESHLTGESLPVVKGDDDTLFEGAVNLDGSIKAVVVRDVNDSTISRMVEMMEEAQASKPDIQKFADKISNVFVPIVLVISLVTFVATWAFTGTLLTAIMHAVATLVIACPCALGLATPTAIISGTGLAAKNGLLLKNANALELTNSVTTVFFDKTGTITTGEFELSQFEGNDEAFKILASLESHSHHPLAQAVKAEEIDEVENLKEIAGRGLSGEINGRQYYAGNAKLMQEQGYDVTSSTDTVIYLADDVSHRATATFKSSIKQESVQTVAALKKAGIKTVMLTGDNEDSAKKIQEIVNLDEVKSNLSPEDKAKIVQETPHSIMVGDGINDAIALASSTVGVAMATGSDIAMEAGDVTIMGGKIHKLLDLFKISQKTLRKIKQNYFWAFIYNIIGIPLAAFGLLNPMIAAAAMSLSSVSVILNSLLLTKTKI from the coding sequence ATGAGAAGTCAAAACTTTGTCATCACGGGTATGACCTGCGCAAATTGTGTGAATACCGTATCCAAAGCATTGAATAACTCGAATAAAATCCAAGAAGCGACGGTCAACTTAGCAACGGAAAAAGCAAAAGTTATTTTTGATGATAGCATTAGTGATCAAGATGTGATCAATATAGTTGAAAAGGTAGGCTATGGTGCTATTGTAAACGATAAAGCGCATCAAGAAAAAATTGCAGCTCAAGCACGTCGAAGGAATCGTAATTTACGATTGTCATTGCTCGTGTCCGTAATTTTGACTCTGCCTTTAGTACTTGCTATGTTTGAAGGGATGTTGGGCACACATTATTTAATGTTTTTACACCATCCTGTTTTACAACTCATTCTTGCCACACCGGTTCAGTTTGTTATTGGTTGGCGCTTTTATGTGGGGGCCTATCATGCATTAAAAAATGGGAATGCCAATATGGATGTTCTTGTAGCACTTGGAACCAGCGTTGCTTATTTTTCGAGTTTAATTTTAGCGGTATTTTTGGGACAAGAGAATGCTTTGAATTTTGAATCAGCTATGGTAATTATCACCTTAGTTGTTTTAGGAAAAGTCCTTGAGCACAATGCCAAGGAAAAAACAAGTCAGGCAATCACGAGTTTGATGAGCAGTAGGGTCAAAAAGGTTCACACAGCAGATGGAGAGCGCCCACTTGAAGAGGTCCAAATCGGTGATGTCATTCAAATTTATCCAGGAGAAAAAGTACCTTTGGATGCGATGATCCTTAAAGGTAAAGCGTCTTTTGACGAAAGTCACTTGACTGGCGAATCTTTACCTGTCGTCAAGGGGGATGATGATACGTTATTTGAAGGGGCCGTGAATTTAGACGGATCCATTAAGGCTGTTGTAGTTCGAGATGTTAACGATTCAACCATTTCTCGAATGGTTGAAATGATGGAAGAAGCGCAAGCTTCAAAACCAGATATCCAAAAATTTGCGGATAAAATCTCAAATGTCTTTGTTCCAATCGTTTTGGTGATTTCACTTGTGACTTTTGTAGCAACATGGGCCTTTACTGGAACATTATTGACTGCCATTATGCATGCTGTGGCAACTTTAGTTATTGCTTGCCCATGTGCACTTGGTTTAGCAACACCAACCGCCATTATTTCAGGAACAGGACTTGCGGCTAAGAATGGTTTGCTGCTGAAAAATGCCAACGCTTTGGAACTGACGAATAGCGTTACAACAGTTTTCTTTGATAAGACAGGTACGATCACGACAGGTGAATTTGAGTTGTCTCAGTTTGAGGGTAACGATGAAGCATTTAAAATTTTAGCAAGTTTAGAAAGTCATTCGCATCATCCGCTAGCTCAAGCCGTAAAAGCTGAGGAAATCGATGAGGTAGAAAACCTTAAAGAAATTGCGGGTCGTGGACTTTCGGGAGAAATAAATGGGCGTCAATATTATGCAGGGAATGCAAAACTGATGCAAGAGCAGGGGTACGATGTCACATCAAGCACAGATACTGTTATTTATCTTGCAGATGATGTAAGCCATAGAGCTACTGCAACCTTTAAATCTTCTATTAAACAAGAAAGCGTGCAAACTGTAGCAGCACTGAAAAAAGCTGGTATTAAAACGGTGATGTTGACAGGAGACAATGAAGATTCTGCTAAAAAAATCCAAGAAATTGTCAATTTGGATGAAGTGAAAAGCAACCTATCACCTGAAGATAAGGCTAAAATTGTCCAAGAAACACCACATTCTATCATGGTAGGTGATGGAATCAACGATGCTATTGCATTAGCAAGTAGTACTGTAGGAGTTGCCATGGCAACAGGTTCAGACATTGCGATGGAAGCAGGGGATGTGACCATTATGGGTGGGAAAATCCATAAATTACTCGATCTATTTAAAATCTCTCAAAAAACCTTAAGAAAAATCAAACAAAATTATTTTTGGGCCTTTATCTATAATATTATTGGTATTCCATTGGCAGCTTTTGGATTACTCAACCCAATGATTGCAGCAGCAGCGATGAGTTTATCAAGTGTTTCTGTAATTTTGAATTCCTTACTTTTGACGAAGACAAAAATTTAA
- a CDS encoding heavy-metal-associated domain-containing protein encodes MEKEKFVIKGMTCDHCAMHVTSALEGLAGVKSAKVSLKKNEALVKFDAATTPVEDLAAAVKEAGYELVK; translated from the coding sequence ATGGAAAAAGAAAAATTCGTAATTAAAGGTATGACTTGTGACCACTGTGCCATGCATGTGACTTCAGCACTCGAAGGACTTGCTGGTGTAAAATCCGCAAAAGTTTCTTTAAAAAAGAATGAAGCACTTGTGAAATTTGATGCTGCGACAACACCAGTAGAAGATTTAGCAGCAGCTGTTAAAGAAGCCGGCTACGAATTAGTAAAATAA
- a CDS encoding CopY/TcrY family copper transport repressor translates to MNETEFNISNAELIVMRVIWSLGEARVDEISCQISPDLDWSLATVKTLLGRLVKKGMLSTEKEGRKFVYRPLMAECTAIQMMGQSLLEKVCETKQVKLLADMIALSNLTSEDVASLQEALKNKETVQGTTCTCLENFNSCSCQHVS, encoded by the coding sequence ATGAACGAAACAGAATTTAATATATCAAATGCAGAATTGATTGTTATGCGTGTTATATGGTCGCTCGGCGAAGCACGAGTTGATGAGATTTCTTGTCAAATTTCGCCCGATTTGGATTGGTCTCTGGCAACAGTTAAAACCTTGCTGGGGCGCCTCGTGAAAAAGGGAATGCTAAGTACTGAAAAAGAAGGGCGTAAGTTTGTTTATCGTCCTTTAATGGCAGAATGTACAGCTATTCAAATGATGGGACAGTCTTTACTTGAAAAAGTTTGTGAAACAAAACAAGTGAAGCTCTTAGCCGATATGATCGCCTTGTCAAACTTAACTTCAGAAGATGTAGCAAGTTTACAAGAAGCGTTAAAAAATAAAGAAACAGTTCAAGGAACAACTTGTACTTGTTTAGAAAATTTTAATTCTTGCAGCTGCCAACACGTCAGCTAA
- the sdaAA gene encoding L-serine ammonia-lyase, iron-sulfur-dependent, subunit alpha — protein sequence MFSNVQELLEDAKAYPSIAELMIAEEIEQTGASREQIIEMMEHNLATMMASIEEGLLGNKSTTGLTGGDAKKMDEYIKAGKAISGDVILGAARDGVAVNEVNAQMGLICATPTAGSAGCLPGVLSAATKKLGLTHDQQVEFIFTAGAFGLAIANNATIAGAEGGCQAEVGSASAMSAAALVIMAGGTGEQAGIALALTLQNMLGLICDPVAGLVEIPCVHRNAMGASQAMISADMALAGVKTVIPVDEVITCMYNVGRSLPSAHRETGEGGLAATPTGREIMERIFGDGK from the coding sequence ATGTTTTCAAATGTACAAGAACTGCTTGAAGATGCAAAAGCATATCCATCAATTGCTGAATTGATGATTGCAGAAGAAATAGAACAAACAGGCGCGAGTCGTGAACAAATCATTGAGATGATGGAACATAACTTAGCGACAATGATGGCATCAATTGAGGAAGGACTACTTGGAAATAAGTCAACAACAGGACTTACAGGTGGCGATGCCAAGAAAATGGATGAATACATTAAAGCAGGAAAAGCGATATCGGGCGATGTCATTTTAGGGGCAGCGCGTGATGGTGTAGCTGTAAATGAAGTCAATGCGCAAATGGGACTTATTTGTGCGACACCAACGGCTGGTTCAGCTGGATGTCTCCCTGGTGTACTCTCCGCAGCAACGAAGAAGTTAGGGCTTACACATGACCAACAGGTAGAGTTTATCTTTACCGCAGGTGCTTTTGGTTTAGCAATCGCAAACAATGCAACAATTGCTGGTGCTGAAGGAGGCTGTCAAGCAGAAGTTGGATCGGCATCGGCCATGTCTGCAGCTGCTTTGGTCATCATGGCTGGAGGTACGGGCGAGCAAGCCGGAATAGCTTTAGCCTTGACACTCCAAAACATGTTGGGCTTGATTTGTGACCCTGTTGCAGGCTTAGTAGAAATTCCTTGTGTCCACCGCAACGCTATGGGGGCTTCTCAGGCCATGATTTCCGCAGATATGGCTTTAGCTGGTGTTAAAACAGTTATACCAGTGGATGAAGTGATTACATGTATGTACAATGTAGGACGCTCATTACCCTCTGCGCATCGTGAAACGGGTGAAGGGGGCCTTGCTGCAACACCAACAGGCCGCGAAATTATGGAACGCATCTTTGGTGACGGAAAATAA
- the sdaAB gene encoding L-serine ammonia-lyase, iron-sulfur-dependent subunit beta has protein sequence MENLRYKSVFDIIGPVMVGPSSSHTAGAARIGKIIRSIFGELPEKVEIHLYESFAKTYRGHGTDVALVAGVLGMDPDDPRLRDAPRIAHEEGMEVTYVPHPEDKADHPNTARLILKKGDRDMSVTGISIGGGLIQVTELNGFDISISAGMPTFVIVHQDAPGILARLGAIFEKHDINVAQMNLTREAKGEKAIMIMEVDSFDVEEAFEEMKHIPKLSAVNFFK, from the coding sequence ATGGAAAATTTACGTTACAAAAGTGTATTTGACATTATTGGCCCTGTAATGGTTGGTCCCAGTAGTTCCCACACTGCCGGTGCTGCCCGTATAGGAAAGATTATTCGTTCAATTTTTGGCGAATTACCCGAGAAGGTTGAGATTCATTTGTATGAGAGTTTTGCCAAAACTTATCGTGGACATGGAACAGATGTCGCTTTGGTTGCCGGTGTATTAGGGATGGATCCTGATGATCCTCGTTTACGTGATGCACCACGCATTGCCCACGAAGAAGGGATGGAAGTGACATACGTGCCGCATCCAGAAGACAAGGCAGATCATCCTAATACAGCGCGTCTGATTTTGAAAAAAGGAGACCGTGACATGAGTGTCACAGGGATTTCTATTGGCGGGGGCTTGATTCAAGTGACCGAACTCAATGGTTTCGACATTTCTATTTCAGCAGGGATGCCAACCTTTGTTATTGTCCATCAAGATGCACCAGGTATCTTGGCGCGTCTCGGAGCTATTTTTGAAAAGCATGATATTAACGTGGCTCAAATGAATTTGACACGTGAAGCTAAAGGTGAAAAAGCAATCATGATTATGGAAGTAGACAGTTTCGATGTCGAAGAAGCTTTTGAGGAAATGAAACACATTCCGAAACTTTCTGCTGTAAATTTCTTTAAATAA